One Pseudodesulfovibrio senegalensis DNA segment encodes these proteins:
- a CDS encoding (2Fe-2S) ferredoxin domain-containing protein has protein sequence MAIPARMIICCQSFRAGGDPKGICHKQTDGFLQYIEEEIIDRGLDALVVASSCLKQCESGPILVVQPDNWWFKGVDSEEAIDEILDALEEGEPCADYLAA, from the coding sequence ATGGCTATCCCGGCAAGAATGATCATCTGTTGTCAGAGTTTCCGCGCAGGCGGCGATCCCAAGGGCATCTGTCACAAGCAGACCGACGGTTTTCTCCAGTACATCGAAGAGGAAATCATCGACCGCGGTCTGGATGCGCTGGTGGTGGCGTCCTCCTGTCTCAAGCAGTGCGAGTCCGGCCCGATTCTGGTGGTCCAGCCCGACAACTGGTGGTTCAAGGGCGTGGATTCCGAAGAGGCCATCGACGAGATTCTGGACGCTTTGGAAGAAGGCGAACCCTGCGCCGATTATCTGGCTGCGTAG
- a CDS encoding GNAT family N-acetyltransferase, translating to MPDAVSISVRPAVQGDVGSLADLLEVLFSVEEDFSIDRNRQERGLQMMLDNGMARVLVAADSDGTVVGMCSGQLVVSTAEGGLAVLVEDVVVSRDWRGKGIGSRLMRGIMCWARDNQARRLQLLADRNNGPAFGFYASLGWEATQLVCLRNRIQPS from the coding sequence ATGCCTGATGCCGTTTCCATATCCGTCCGTCCTGCGGTGCAGGGCGATGTGGGCAGTCTTGCCGACTTGCTTGAGGTCCTGTTTTCGGTGGAGGAGGACTTCTCCATCGACAGGAACCGGCAGGAGCGCGGACTGCAGATGATGCTGGACAACGGCATGGCCCGCGTTCTGGTCGCTGCGGATTCCGATGGGACTGTGGTCGGGATGTGCTCGGGCCAGCTTGTTGTTTCCACGGCGGAAGGCGGTTTGGCCGTCCTTGTGGAGGATGTGGTCGTCAGCAGGGACTGGCGGGGAAAGGGCATCGGTTCAAGGCTCATGCGCGGGATCATGTGCTGGGCACGGGACAATCAGGCCCGGCGCCTGCAACTGCTTGCGGACAGGAACAATGGCCCGGCGTTCGGTTTCTATGCCTCTCTGGGGTGGGAAGCCACGCAACTCGTCTGTCTGCGAAACCGCATTCAACCTTCATGA
- the nifE gene encoding nitrogenase iron-molybdenum cofactor biosynthesis protein NifE, with the protein MSTTILEERKAQIHRTGEGAIDIACNRESLAGAVSQRACVFCGSRVVLYPIADALHLVHGPIGCAVYTWDIRGALSSGPELHRLSFSTDLQETDVIFGGEKKLEAALDELIDRHNPKAAFVYSTCIVGIIGDDLEAVCRKMTEKKGIPVLPVQSEGFKGSKRAGYLAACKAMFRLVGTEDVADVSPVSVNILGDFNLAGEIWIVREYFRKMGVEVVANITGDGRVRDVGRSHGAALNLVQCSGATLDLAKMMQEKYGTPYLRVSYLGIEDMADSLYQVADFFKDKDPGIVGRTEKLVRDELQTLMPELARMRKDLEGKKVAMYVGGSFKAFSLVKAFRHLGMQVVMVGSQTGTKEDYAELEQITDPGTVIIDDANPLELSHFIKEKDVDVFVGGVKERPIAFKLGVGFCDHNHERKEALEGFVGMLNFAREIHSSVMSPVWNFVPRRANRVAEAEKEAANE; encoded by the coding sequence ATGAGTACGACGATACTTGAAGAAAGAAAGGCGCAGATTCACCGCACAGGTGAAGGTGCCATCGACATCGCCTGCAACAGGGAATCTCTGGCAGGGGCTGTCAGTCAGCGGGCCTGCGTGTTTTGCGGTTCGCGCGTGGTGCTCTATCCCATAGCCGACGCCCTGCATCTGGTGCACGGTCCCATCGGCTGTGCGGTCTATACGTGGGATATCCGGGGCGCGCTCTCCAGCGGACCGGAACTGCACCGGTTGTCGTTTTCCACGGATCTGCAGGAAACGGACGTCATCTTCGGCGGCGAGAAAAAGCTCGAAGCCGCGCTGGACGAACTCATTGACCGGCACAATCCCAAGGCCGCGTTCGTCTATTCCACCTGCATCGTGGGTATCATCGGCGACGATCTGGAAGCTGTCTGCCGCAAGATGACCGAAAAGAAGGGCATCCCGGTCCTGCCGGTGCAGTCCGAAGGGTTCAAGGGCAGCAAGCGTGCCGGTTATCTGGCCGCATGCAAGGCCATGTTCCGCCTTGTGGGCACGGAGGACGTCGCCGACGTTTCACCCGTATCGGTCAACATTCTCGGTGATTTCAATCTGGCCGGTGAAATCTGGATCGTGCGCGAATATTTCAGGAAAATGGGCGTGGAAGTGGTCGCTAATATCACGGGCGACGGCCGCGTTCGTGATGTCGGCCGCAGCCATGGCGCGGCGCTCAATCTAGTGCAGTGTTCGGGGGCGACCCTCGACCTCGCCAAGATGATGCAGGAAAAATACGGTACCCCGTATTTGCGCGTTTCCTACCTCGGTATCGAGGACATGGCCGACTCGCTGTATCAGGTGGCCGATTTTTTCAAGGACAAAGATCCCGGTATTGTCGGGCGCACCGAGAAGCTTGTTCGCGACGAACTGCAGACGCTTATGCCGGAGCTGGCCCGCATGCGCAAGGATCTGGAAGGCAAGAAAGTCGCCATGTACGTGGGCGGCTCGTTCAAGGCTTTTTCCCTGGTCAAGGCGTTTCGCCATCTCGGTATGCAGGTGGTCATGGTCGGCTCCCAGACCGGCACCAAGGAAGACTACGCCGAGCTGGAACAGATCACCGATCCGGGCACGGTCATCATCGACGACGCCAACCCGCTCGAACTGTCCCATTTCATCAAGGAAAAGGACGTGGACGTGTTTGTGGGCGGGGTCAAGGAACGGCCCATCGCCTTCAAGCTCGGCGTGGGATTCTGCGACCACAACCATGAACGCAAGGAAGCTCTGGAAGGGTTCGTGGGCATGCTCAACTTTGCCCGGGAAATCCATTCCTCGGTCATGTCCCCCGTCTGGAATTTCGTTCCCCGCCGCGCCAACCGCGTGGCCGAAGCCGAAAAGGAGGCCGCCAATGAGTAG
- a CDS encoding nitrogenase component 1: MSSATKAERPNYVSTTNACKLCTPLGASLAFRGVEGAIPFLHGSQGCATYMRRYVISHFREPVDIASSALGEKNAIYGGGPNLKKGILNVMKKYEPKLVGIATTCLTETIGDDVPMNIREFRDEFGDLDLPELVEVSTPSYNGTHVDGWHGAVRSMVEQLCTAKAADAHRVNILPNMVSCEDVRHLQDICRDFSIAATILPDISETLDGPALEDYVKIPSGGTPLEDIQAMSGSRGTIEFGRCLPKQTGGTSLEKAFGVKNHRIGLPIGLRESDRFFEALEQISGKDMPRRYELERGRLIDAYVDGHKYVAGKRAVVYGEEDLVVGLTAFLAEIGVDVVLAGTGARKKGLENAIAHVTDGVARMAPDVREGVDFNDIAEEAETLKPDLLIGHSKGYKYAKAWSVPLVRIGFPIHDRFGGQRILHLGYKGALSLYDTIVNTVIERKQSDSPVGYGYI; the protein is encoded by the coding sequence ATGAGTAGCGCAACCAAGGCCGAACGGCCCAATTACGTCTCCACCACCAACGCCTGCAAGCTGTGTACGCCGCTGGGCGCGTCCCTTGCCTTCCGGGGCGTGGAAGGGGCCATCCCGTTTCTGCATGGGTCGCAGGGATGCGCAACCTACATGCGCCGATATGTCATTTCCCATTTCCGGGAGCCCGTGGACATTGCCTCTTCGGCCCTTGGTGAAAAGAACGCCATCTACGGCGGCGGCCCGAACCTCAAGAAGGGCATCCTCAATGTCATGAAGAAGTATGAGCCAAAGCTCGTGGGCATCGCCACCACCTGCCTGACCGAGACCATCGGCGACGACGTGCCCATGAACATCAGGGAGTTTCGCGACGAGTTCGGCGATCTCGACCTGCCGGAGCTGGTGGAGGTGTCCACGCCCAGCTACAACGGTACCCATGTCGACGGTTGGCACGGCGCGGTCCGCTCAATGGTGGAACAGCTTTGCACGGCCAAGGCGGCCGACGCCCACCGTGTGAACATCCTGCCGAACATGGTTTCCTGCGAGGATGTCCGTCATCTGCAGGACATCTGCCGCGATTTTTCCATTGCCGCCACCATCCTGCCCGACATTTCCGAAACTCTGGATGGCCCCGCGCTCGAGGATTACGTCAAGATTCCTTCCGGCGGAACGCCCCTTGAGGACATACAAGCCATGTCCGGATCGCGTGGCACCATCGAGTTTGGCCGCTGCCTGCCCAAACAGACCGGCGGCACCAGCCTTGAAAAGGCCTTTGGCGTGAAAAATCACCGTATCGGCCTGCCCATTGGATTGCGCGAGTCCGACCGTTTTTTCGAGGCCCTGGAGCAGATATCCGGCAAGGACATGCCCCGCCGCTACGAACTGGAGCGGGGCCGCCTGATCGACGCTTACGTGGACGGCCACAAGTACGTGGCTGGCAAGCGCGCCGTTGTCTACGGCGAGGAAGACCTTGTGGTCGGCCTGACCGCCTTTTTGGCCGAGATCGGGGTGGACGTGGTTCTGGCCGGGACCGGCGCACGCAAGAAAGGGCTGGAGAACGCCATTGCCCATGTCACGGACGGTGTGGCCCGCATGGCCCCGGATGTGCGCGAGGGCGTGGATTTCAACGATATCGCGGAAGAGGCGGAAACGCTCAAACCTGATCTGCTTATCGGCCATTCCAAGGGCTACAAGTACGCCAAGGCATGGAGCGTACCTCTCGTGCGCATCGGCTTTCCCATCCACGACCGTTTCGGAGGCCAGCGCATCCTGCACCTCGGCTACAAGGGCGCGCTCAGCCTTTACGACACCATTGTCAACACCGTCATTGAAAGAAAGCAGTCCGACAGTCCTGTCGGGTACGGATATATCTAG
- a CDS encoding radical SAM protein — MTKDITKHPCFNKSEAGSCGRVHLPVAPKCNIQCNYCNRKYDCVNESRPGVTSSVLKPFQAAEYMDKVLEKEPRITVAGIAGPGDPFANPAETLETMRLLNRKHPHLIFCLSTNGMGILPYLDDIAELGVSHVTITLSAVDPAIGAKIYSWVRDGNVVYRGEQGAKVLLERQLSAIKGLKERGIVVKVNSILIPGVNEDHLVEVARVASELGADIQNIIPLKPTADTPFAHLPEPGRETVLPLRKEATTFIEQMTHCKRCRADAVGLLGDDQSASLCGTLSACSKLKPIEPEAARPYVAVATREGMLVNQHLGEATSFQIWGESDTGGFRMVEDRPAPKAGCGPRRWAELAAALKDCRTVLAAAIGETPRTVLNEQGVETQVVDGFIKDALRLVYGGGDLNTLKGRRNGIGGACCSGTGSGCG; from the coding sequence ATGACCAAGGATATCACCAAGCACCCCTGTTTCAACAAGTCCGAAGCCGGTTCCTGCGGCCGCGTGCATCTGCCCGTGGCTCCCAAGTGCAACATCCAGTGCAACTACTGCAACCGCAAGTACGACTGCGTGAACGAGTCGCGTCCCGGCGTGACCAGCAGCGTGCTCAAGCCGTTTCAGGCTGCGGAATACATGGACAAGGTGCTGGAAAAGGAACCGCGCATCACCGTGGCGGGCATTGCCGGGCCCGGCGACCCGTTTGCCAATCCGGCGGAAACCCTCGAAACCATGCGGCTCCTGAACCGGAAACACCCCCATCTCATTTTCTGCCTGTCCACCAACGGCATGGGAATCCTGCCGTATCTGGACGACATTGCGGAGCTGGGCGTTTCTCACGTGACCATAACCTTGTCCGCAGTGGACCCGGCCATCGGCGCGAAAATCTATTCATGGGTGCGCGACGGCAATGTGGTCTACCGCGGCGAGCAGGGCGCAAAGGTGCTCCTTGAACGCCAGTTGTCGGCCATCAAGGGACTCAAGGAACGCGGCATCGTGGTCAAGGTCAATTCCATCCTCATTCCCGGCGTCAATGAAGACCACCTTGTCGAAGTGGCCCGCGTGGCTTCGGAACTGGGCGCGGATATCCAGAACATCATCCCGCTGAAACCCACGGCGGACACGCCCTTTGCGCACTTGCCCGAACCGGGGCGCGAAACCGTGCTGCCCCTGCGCAAGGAGGCCACAACGTTCATCGAGCAGATGACGCACTGCAAGCGGTGCCGCGCCGATGCCGTGGGACTTCTGGGCGACGATCAGTCGGCATCCCTGTGCGGCACGCTTTCGGCCTGCTCCAAGCTCAAGCCCATTGAGCCGGAAGCGGCGCGCCCCTACGTTGCCGTGGCCACCCGCGAAGGCATGCTCGTCAACCAACATCTGGGCGAGGCCACATCGTTCCAGATATGGGGGGAATCGGACACCGGCGGATTCCGCATGGTCGAGGACCGTCCCGCTCCCAAGGCCGGTTGCGGTCCCCGGCGCTGGGCGGAACTGGCCGCCGCGCTCAAGGACTGCCGGACCGTGCTGGCCGCAGCCATCGGAGAAACGCCCCGAACCGTGCTCAATGAACAGGGCGTGGAAACACAGGTGGTGGACGGGTTCATCAAGGACGCCCTGCGTTTGGTGTACGGCGGCGGCGACCTGAACACCCTCAAGGGCCGCCGCAACGGCATAGGCGGAGCCTGCTGTTCCGGAACAGGTTCCGGCTGCGGGTAG
- a CDS encoding sigma 54-interacting transcriptional regulator: protein MRSTVHGLKLSALLAICQDIEQAIDLESALESVLRIMSEELAMQRATVTLYDPDTGQLSISASYGLTAEEKRRGVYRLNEGVTGRIFRTGEPYYVPDIDKEPLFLDKTGSRRVKRGMISFVGVPIILNGEPIGVLNVDRLFDDEVAFEEDIDFLKVVATLIGQFISLNEKIMEREAVLKRENTSLKYQVAKNSKGPYIVGQSAPMVEVQRQMEKVSPTKATVLLLGESGVGKTLIAQIIHELSERKGHPFIKVNCASIPENLLESELFGHEKGAFTGAASARPGRFEEADSGTIFLDEIGELPMALQAKLLRVLQDKELERLGSNRTKVVDVRILAATNRDLGDLVEHGDFRLDLYYRLNVFPLRVPALRERKDDITGLLNHFLRKMAEDYKRTIHFTPSALDALISYDWPGNVREMQNLIERLVIMSDSDTVGLEFLQSYLTPAQGAGEAEIADRREAQPRFSSLKEFERNEILAALERNGWLQYRAAEALGLTARQMGYRVKKHGLESLIAEGRAKLRRIKEEQR from the coding sequence ATGCGCTCCACGGTACACGGACTCAAACTTTCGGCGTTGCTCGCCATCTGCCAGGACATCGAACAGGCCATTGATCTGGAGTCGGCTCTGGAGTCCGTGCTGCGCATCATGTCCGAAGAGCTTGCCATGCAGCGGGCAACGGTCACGCTCTACGATCCCGATACCGGACAGTTGTCCATCAGTGCTTCCTACGGGCTGACCGCCGAGGAAAAGCGGCGCGGCGTCTACCGCCTGAACGAAGGCGTGACCGGGCGGATATTCCGGACCGGCGAGCCGTACTACGTGCCGGACATAGACAAGGAGCCGCTCTTTCTGGACAAGACCGGGTCACGGCGGGTCAAGCGCGGCATGATCTCCTTCGTGGGTGTGCCCATCATCCTGAATGGCGAACCTATCGGGGTGCTCAATGTGGACCGGCTGTTCGACGACGAGGTTGCGTTCGAGGAGGACATCGACTTCCTCAAGGTGGTCGCCACGCTCATCGGACAGTTCATCTCCCTGAACGAAAAAATCATGGAACGCGAAGCCGTCCTGAAACGGGAAAACACCTCGCTCAAGTATCAGGTGGCCAAAAACTCCAAGGGACCATACATCGTCGGCCAGTCCGCACCCATGGTCGAGGTGCAGCGGCAGATGGAAAAGGTTTCGCCCACCAAGGCCACGGTGCTGCTTCTGGGCGAATCCGGCGTGGGCAAGACCCTCATCGCACAGATCATCCACGAACTTTCCGAACGCAAGGGGCACCCCTTCATCAAGGTCAACTGCGCCTCCATCCCGGAAAACCTGTTGGAGTCCGAACTGTTCGGCCATGAAAAAGGCGCGTTTACGGGCGCGGCCAGCGCGCGGCCCGGACGATTCGAGGAAGCGGACAGCGGCACAATCTTTCTGGACGAAATCGGTGAACTGCCCATGGCCCTTCAGGCCAAGCTCCTGCGCGTATTGCAGGACAAGGAACTGGAGCGGCTCGGCTCCAACCGCACCAAGGTGGTGGACGTGCGTATTCTGGCCGCCACCAACCGGGACCTTGGCGACCTCGTGGAACACGGCGATTTCCGGCTGGACCTCTACTACCGACTCAATGTGTTTCCTTTGCGCGTGCCCGCCCTGAGGGAACGCAAGGACGATATCACCGGGCTGCTCAATCATTTCCTGCGAAAAATGGCCGAGGACTACAAACGCACCATCCACTTCACGCCGTCTGCGCTCGACGCGCTCATCAGCTATGATTGGCCCGGCAACGTGCGGGAGATGCAGAACCTCATCGAACGGCTGGTCATCATGTCGGATTCGGATACGGTGGGTCTGGAATTTCTGCAGTCCTACCTCACGCCCGCACAGGGCGCGGGCGAGGCTGAAATTGCCGACAGGCGTGAGGCCCAGCCCCGCTTCAGCTCGCTCAAGGAATTCGAACGCAACGAAATACTGGCTGCGCTGGAGCGCAACGGCTGGCTTCAGTACCGGGCGGCCGAGGCGCTCGGCCTGACCGCCCGGCAAATGGGCTACCGGGTCAAAAAACACGGTCTCGAATCCCTGATCGCCGAGGGACGCGCCAAACTGCGGCGGATAAAAGAGGAACAGCGCTGA
- a CDS encoding MFS transporter has protein sequence MLVPKGMLERMQLAGQEQRSKAGLLAGLYTTQTLGLAFVTTAVPVILRQAGAGLDVISLVFVLGICWSFKFLWAPLIDRYGSGRLGHYRGWIVLLQLLMILATVSAAFFPPGTHLQALAVLLVLISFFSATQDIAADGLSVTILRPEERALGCSIQSAGNMLGFLIGGGVVLLVYQWLGWRVCLFALAVGMALPLWGISRYHEPQSSAVAKGGKCDFSVLLRFFKRPGILHWIAIVLVFRINGQISYWLLSTYLVDLGWSLERIGFVLNIVGLLLGMGGSIFGGVLVERCGRRTAMLATQFMGLLGTVGFIVLLQGAAESISLAVYAVLVLSMIGFGLSFTVVFTVIMDKCDPASAATDFTLQWSLGGLSSMAVAGVSMALAEYVGYTWVLCASVVIAIGALALIWAYDGFEKV, from the coding sequence ATGCTGGTACCAAAAGGGATGCTGGAGCGCATGCAGCTGGCAGGGCAGGAACAACGGTCCAAGGCAGGTCTGCTGGCCGGGCTGTATACTACGCAAACTCTGGGGCTGGCCTTTGTGACCACGGCCGTGCCCGTAATTCTGCGTCAGGCCGGGGCAGGTTTGGACGTCATCAGTCTGGTGTTCGTGCTGGGCATCTGCTGGTCGTTCAAGTTTTTGTGGGCTCCGCTGATCGACCGCTATGGTTCAGGGAGGCTCGGCCATTATCGCGGCTGGATAGTGCTGCTGCAACTGCTGATGATTCTTGCCACCGTGAGTGCGGCCTTTTTCCCTCCGGGCACGCATTTGCAGGCCCTGGCCGTGTTGCTTGTCTTGATCTCGTTTTTTTCCGCCACGCAGGACATTGCGGCCGACGGCCTGTCCGTGACCATACTCAGGCCCGAGGAGCGCGCGCTCGGTTGCAGCATTCAGTCCGCAGGCAACATGCTCGGCTTTCTGATCGGGGGCGGCGTGGTACTGCTGGTCTATCAGTGGCTGGGCTGGAGGGTCTGTCTGTTTGCGCTCGCAGTCGGAATGGCGCTGCCATTATGGGGTATATCCCGCTACCATGAGCCACAATCGTCTGCTGTTGCCAAGGGCGGAAAGTGCGATTTTTCGGTGTTGCTTCGTTTTTTCAAGCGGCCCGGAATCCTCCATTGGATCGCCATCGTGCTGGTGTTCAGGATCAACGGACAGATTTCCTACTGGCTGCTCAGCACCTATCTGGTGGATCTGGGCTGGAGTCTGGAGCGTATCGGTTTCGTGCTCAATATCGTGGGGCTGTTGCTGGGCATGGGCGGTTCGATTTTTGGAGGCGTGCTGGTGGAGCGTTGCGGCCGCAGGACGGCCATGCTGGCGACCCAATTCATGGGGCTTTTGGGAACCGTTGGTTTTATTGTTTTGCTTCAGGGCGCGGCAGAATCGATTTCGCTTGCCGTATACGCCGTACTCGTTTTGAGCATGATCGGGTTCGGGCTTTCTTTCACGGTGGTTTTTACGGTGATCATGGACAAATGCGATCCGGCCTCTGCCGCAACGGATTTTACCCTGCAATGGTCGTTGGGCGGGTTGTCGTCCATGGCTGTTGCCGGGGTGTCCATGGCTTTGGCCGAATATGTGGGATATACGTGGGTGCTTTGCGCCTCCGTGGTCATTGCAATCGGCGCGCTGGCCCTGATCTGGGCCTATGACGGTTTCGAGAAGGTCTGA
- a CDS encoding histidine kinase N-terminal 7TM domain-containing diguanylate cyclase produces the protein MDIHYYAIATLLLSAVMTGVLSAYSFRSFRTSGSRPYAFLMACVSIYSLGYAMELYNTTLPWILIASKIQYFGISFIPILWFTVAASYAGYWKKIPRTLTVLLFVIPVTTLFFRLTNDWHHLVYKAVALNESGPFPVLSITRGIWYYVNTTFAYCCLLAGNFCFLIMAIRMVGPYRKQAVTLGAISLVPWIGDIIYQRGLSPYGLDVAPFAFALVGPMLAWGLFHLRIFDFVPIARDVIFDFMHDPVIVFDNADRLVDYNRAAVAMLGSLDRRSIGIHAEQVFEGYPALLESLDAGFSDNRDIHLEYRGSEYVYELSTMPIVANVQRPMGRIVMLHDVTEQRGLVRRLHDMATRDGLTGAFTHRYFMDLAQREMDRAGRHGRPLTFMLADIDLFKQVNDKYGHLAGDEVLRKVAAIIRKNLRSSDVFGRYGGEEFGLVLPETLPEDGKALADRIRGDLAELSIPFGEQDITVTVTVSFGVSGCHFEDGASESLVSLFQRADKMLYKAKRGGRNRVVLAEENPKAESRLT, from the coding sequence ATGGATATACACTATTATGCCATAGCAACCCTGTTGCTTTCTGCCGTCATGACTGGAGTCCTGTCGGCCTATTCGTTTCGCAGTTTTCGGACTTCCGGATCGCGGCCGTATGCCTTTCTCATGGCCTGCGTGTCCATTTATTCGCTCGGGTATGCCATGGAGTTGTATAATACAACGCTGCCATGGATTCTCATCGCCTCGAAAATTCAATATTTCGGTATTTCATTCATTCCGATCCTGTGGTTTACGGTTGCCGCCAGCTACGCCGGATACTGGAAGAAGATTCCCAGGACCCTGACGGTTCTGCTGTTCGTGATTCCTGTGACCACGTTGTTTTTTCGTTTGACCAACGATTGGCATCACCTCGTGTACAAGGCGGTGGCCCTCAATGAATCGGGGCCGTTCCCCGTGCTCAGCATAACCCGCGGCATCTGGTATTACGTCAATACGACCTTCGCCTATTGCTGTCTTCTTGCAGGAAATTTCTGTTTTCTGATCATGGCCATCCGGATGGTTGGGCCGTACCGCAAGCAGGCCGTGACCCTGGGCGCCATCTCTCTTGTCCCGTGGATCGGGGACATAATCTACCAGCGCGGGCTTTCCCCGTATGGGCTGGACGTGGCCCCTTTTGCCTTTGCCCTTGTCGGTCCCATGTTGGCCTGGGGGCTGTTTCACCTGCGCATTTTCGATTTCGTTCCCATTGCCCGGGACGTCATTTTCGATTTCATGCACGATCCGGTCATCGTTTTCGACAATGCCGACCGTCTGGTGGATTACAACCGGGCCGCTGTTGCCATGCTCGGGTCGTTGGACCGCCGGTCCATAGGCATTCATGCCGAGCAGGTTTTTGAGGGATACCCCGCTTTGCTGGAAAGCCTGGACGCCGGATTTTCGGACAATCGGGACATTCATCTGGAATACCGTGGAAGCGAGTATGTGTATGAGCTGTCCACCATGCCCATCGTCGCCAATGTACAGCGCCCCATGGGGAGAATCGTGATGCTGCATGACGTCACGGAACAGAGGGGGTTGGTGCGGCGGCTGCACGACATGGCAACCCGCGACGGACTGACCGGGGCGTTCACGCATCGCTATTTCATGGATTTGGCCCAACGGGAGATGGACAGGGCCGGACGCCACGGGCGTCCGTTGACATTCATGCTGGCCGATATTGATTTGTTCAAGCAGGTCAACGACAAATACGGTCACCTGGCCGGCGATGAGGTCCTGCGCAAGGTTGCCGCAATCATTCGGAAGAATCTTCGCTCCAGCGACGTTTTCGGCCGTTACGGAGGGGAGGAGTTCGGCTTGGTCCTGCCCGAGACCCTTCCTGAAGACGGAAAGGCTCTGGCCGATCGCATTCGCGGTGATCTTGCGGAACTTTCAATCCCGTTCGGCGAACAGGATATCACCGTCACTGTCACCGTCAGCTTCGGCGTGTCCGGCTGTCATTTTGAAGACGGTGCTTCCGAGAGCCTTGTTTCTCTTTTCCAGAGGGCCGACAAGATGCTTTACAAAGCCAAGAGAGGCGGCCGGAACCGTGTGGTGCTGGCCGAAGAGAACCCCAAGGCTGAGTCTCGGCTGACCTGA
- a CDS encoding ATP-binding protein has product MFDTDFNFANLGECIWNGQENGFRIGIAGSGAGFSVILDTIHSEPFRNFLPDLSLVALSELKQSPAMMPVPDLGVPVYDTFDQMLEAHPEMNLVVELVGDDDRLGEIRSKLDNSISLLDHREAIFFCGFYDMALTKHHFRVSFENQRVLLQSIIDEIREDIMLLSREGRIEDANKRVWQRAGKTREEILGHFCWQCATSRGGRQFCASLDPTCPFHRTLHTGTKDEAMFTRLDENGHLLYYRIYSYPIYDSRGNMTHILMMHRDITERTYQERHEQQRDRLAVIGEMSTYLAHEIRNPLFAIGGFANSLLKSTNLTEHEREKVSILVSETKRLDHILSSMLNFTKPSKSTLEEVDLCKLMTETVDLMSIGYEKHGYEFTTECNGKVPCVQGNAGMFKQCLVNIIKNAFEAMPDGGIISLKLDMRGDMAALSVSDTGVGMTSREQEKVFSPFYSTKEDGYGLGLAMIRKIITDYDGRIEIASKPGQGTTVTMLFCPVLGSCELPALQDDS; this is encoded by the coding sequence ATGTTCGACACTGATTTCAATTTCGCTAATCTCGGGGAATGCATCTGGAACGGTCAGGAAAACGGTTTCAGGATAGGCATCGCGGGTTCGGGAGCGGGGTTTTCCGTGATTCTGGACACCATACACAGCGAGCCGTTCCGCAATTTCCTGCCCGATCTGAGCCTTGTGGCCCTCAGCGAGCTGAAACAGAGCCCGGCCATGATGCCTGTCCCGGACCTCGGCGTTCCGGTCTATGACACATTCGACCAAATGCTGGAAGCGCACCCGGAAATGAATCTGGTGGTGGAGCTGGTGGGCGACGACGACAGGCTCGGGGAAATCCGCTCCAAACTGGACAACTCCATCTCGCTGCTCGACCACCGGGAAGCCATATTCTTCTGCGGCTTCTACGACATGGCGCTCACCAAGCACCACTTCCGCGTCAGCTTCGAGAACCAGCGGGTTTTGCTCCAGTCCATCATCGACGAAATCCGTGAAGACATCATGCTCTTGAGCCGTGAAGGAAGAATAGAGGACGCCAACAAACGCGTCTGGCAAAGAGCGGGGAAAACCCGGGAAGAAATCCTCGGCCATTTCTGCTGGCAATGCGCCACATCGCGCGGGGGGCGGCAATTCTGCGCCAGCCTGGACCCGACCTGTCCCTTTCACCGCACGCTGCACACCGGCACCAAGGACGAGGCCATGTTCACCCGCCTGGATGAGAACGGGCACCTGCTCTATTACCGAATATACTCCTACCCCATCTACGACAGCAGGGGAAACATGACCCATATTCTCATGATGCACAGGGACATCACCGAACGCACCTATCAGGAACGGCACGAACAGCAGCGGGACAGGCTGGCCGTCATCGGGGAGATGTCCACCTATCTTGCCCATGAAATCCGCAACCCCCTGTTCGCCATAGGCGGCTTTGCCAACTCGCTGCTCAAATCAACCAACCTCACCGAGCATGAACGCGAAAAAGTCTCCATCCTGGTCAGCGAGACCAAGAGGCTCGACCATATTCTTTCCAGCATGCTCAATTTCACCAAGCCATCCAAGTCCACGCTTGAAGAGGTGGACCTGTGCAAGCTCATGACCGAAACCGTGGACCTGATGAGCATCGGCTACGAAAAACACGGCTACGAATTCACCACCGAATGCAACGGCAAGGTGCCCTGTGTGCAGGGGAACGCCGGCATGTTCAAGCAGTGCCTCGTGAACATAATAAAAAATGCCTTTGAAGCCATGCCCGACGGCGGTATCATAAGCCTGAAACTGGACATGCGGGGCGACATGGCCGCTCTTTCGGTTTCCGACACGGGCGTGGGCATGACCAGCCGAGAACAGGAAAAGGTCTTCAGCCCGTTCTATTCGACCAAGGAAGACGGCTACGGGCTGGGGCTGGCCATGATCCGCAAAATCATAACCGACTATGACGGAAGAATCGAAATCGCCAGCAAACCGGGACAGGGAACCACTGTGACCATGCTGTTCTGCCCTGTTCTGGGAAGCTGCGAACTGCCTGCATTGCAAGACGACTCATGA